The Gemella haemolysans genome includes a region encoding these proteins:
- a CDS encoding ATP-binding protein — translation MTEYIKKREDEIIRQKIYATAKVVASDTRVKDDIKHHRKTLAIQRFANRVMEETGTDFVVITDETFTRYSHPIEDFVGKKFSNIEDISSTFYSGDHYSKQSGVLGDGLRFFTTIKDEEGKNIGVVCVGYTKETVKKQILHSQEKILFGLLIGIGVAITLAIVYNKRLKRILLNYEPEEIAYNYIEKNLISDHVSEGIIAINIDKKVIVKNSSANQILDKAGYSKVKKGEQIPDEMYEIFFKSIIEENIISRDELVLLNHIEVLVNRNAIYQNDKLYGAVVTLRDQSEMKKLITELSGTEKYNDSLREQSHHFMNKLHVLHGLIEMKSYDEVEKFITYLKDDYHEKIGHISENIKVPAIAGFLLAKVREAKQKNISLLIDPDSMILNKKGLDELFNELLIILGVLIDNSMESIGNKEGGKIAVYLYLNTEENILLCKVYDNGSGISKDILENVFERGYSTKGENRGYGLNAVETIVKKYNGLIDVESEVGKTTFTIEIPIEEEQ, via the coding sequence ATGACAGAATATATAAAAAAACGTGAAGATGAAATTATCCGTCAAAAAATATATGCAACTGCTAAAGTAGTAGCTAGTGACACTCGTGTAAAAGACGATATTAAACATCATAGGAAAACATTAGCAATTCAAAGATTTGCAAATAGGGTAATGGAAGAAACAGGAACGGACTTCGTAGTTATCACGGATGAAACTTTTACAAGATACAGTCACCCAATAGAGGACTTTGTTGGAAAAAAATTTTCCAATATAGAAGATATTAGTTCGACATTTTATTCTGGAGATCACTATAGTAAGCAAAGTGGTGTTCTAGGAGACGGGCTTAGATTTTTTACAACGATTAAGGATGAAGAAGGTAAAAATATTGGTGTTGTGTGTGTAGGATATACTAAAGAAACTGTAAAAAAACAAATACTACATTCACAAGAAAAAATATTATTTGGGTTATTGATAGGTATAGGAGTTGCAATTACGTTAGCAATAGTGTATAATAAACGACTTAAACGTATATTATTAAATTATGAACCAGAAGAAATTGCATACAACTACATAGAGAAAAATCTTATATCCGATCATGTTTCAGAGGGAATTATAGCGATAAATATTGATAAGAAAGTTATCGTTAAGAACAGCAGTGCTAACCAAATTTTAGACAAGGCTGGCTATTCTAAAGTTAAGAAAGGAGAGCAAATTCCTGATGAAATGTACGAAATCTTCTTTAAATCAATCATTGAAGAAAATATAATAAGTCGAGACGAATTAGTTTTATTAAATCATATAGAAGTATTAGTTAATAGAAATGCTATATATCAAAATGATAAATTATATGGTGCAGTTGTTACACTTCGAGATCAAAGTGAAATGAAAAAATTAATCACAGAATTAAGTGGAACAGAAAAATATAACGATAGTCTCAGAGAACAAAGTCACCACTTCATGAATAAACTTCATGTACTACATGGATTAATAGAGATGAAGTCATATGATGAAGTAGAAAAATTTATAACTTATCTAAAAGATGACTACCATGAAAAAATAGGTCATATATCAGAAAATATTAAAGTACCGGCTATAGCAGGGTTTTTACTTGCGAAAGTCAGAGAAGCTAAGCAAAAAAATATATCATTATTAATAGATCCTGATTCGATGATTTTAAATAAGAAAGGTCTAGATGAACTATTTAATGAACTGCTAATCATACTTGGTGTATTAATCGACAATTCGATGGAGTCTATTGGAAATAAAGAAGGCGGTAAGATTGCTGTTTACTTATACTTAAATACAGAGGAAAATATATTACTATGTAAAGTGTATGATAATGGTTCCGGAATTAGTAAGGATATACTGGAGAATGTATTTGAAAGAGGATATTCAACTAAAGGGGAAAATAGAGGATATGGTCTAAATGCTGTAGAAACTATTGTGAAAAAATATAACGGTTTAATAGACGTGGAAAGTGAAGTAGGAAAGACTACATTTACAATAGAAATACCAATTGAGGAGGAGCAATAA